AGGAAGTTGCGCCCTATTGAACTCGGTGGGACTTCCAACTCCCAAGTAAACAGGATTAAGTTGAAGGCTGGGCCAAGGCATTcccaagtttttttgttttttatccttCCCCCCGTTTTCCCCTTTTTGTGAGGTGTTCCCCCCCCGTTTTTTGTTCCCGGCCCCCGCCTTATGGAATATTTGCTCGGCGCCTCACGCGGAATTCACCTCAGCACCCACTTATTAGTCACCTCACAAACATCCTGTCACCTCCCGTTCCCTCAGAGGCTGCCTCCTCCCCGCTCCGCCGCcggcctcttcctccccccccccagaccccccCATGTTTACTCCCCACAACCGCCCCCCCCATTCCCACATGGCCGCCCCCCAGCGCCCCACACTCCCTCGCCCAAACCCCGCCTGGGTGGGCCCCCACCATTACCTGGCGCGGGCGCCCTGGCTCCCGGCGGGGCCCTGGGGTGCCCGTGTCCGGCGGGGCTCCCTCTGCCTTGGCTGCGGGCGCCCAACTCGGGCAGGCTCGGCCCATGGAGATGCGGCGGGGCAGGCGGAGGCGGCGGCTGGAagtgcgcggcggcggcggcggcagctgccGTGGCTGTGGCGCCGCCGCCGTTCATGGCGAGGAGGCTGAAGAATCCGGAGCGGGAGCGCGAGCGAGTCCGTGGGGgctcgggcggcggcggcgggcccgGCGGAGAAGACGGCGAGAAAGCCAGCAGGGCGGGCGGCGAAGCGGCGCCGGAAGGAGCCGCCGTTCTGCCGCCGGCtgccctcgccgccgccgccgccgcctccccggCGGCCTGGCCGTGGCGGTGGTGGGGCTCGGGGCGCTCCTCGGCGCCTTGGTGCTGCTTGGCGGGGTCCCGGTCCCGGAGGCGGACGGAGGCGGCGAAGGGGCGGACGTCGGGCTGCTGCACCGCGCGGGGGTGCGAGTtggccgccgccgctgccaccgGCATTCGGCCTCGCTCAGGGGCCGGGGGGCGCCGGTGCCCGGCTCAGCCCCACCGCgctggaggaaagggggggggtccgCCGGCCAaagcccttcctctctctctctagccccCCACCCCGGGAGTAGTTGGGGCGGGCGGTTAGGCAAGGCTGCGAAATATGGGGAAGTGCGGCGGCGGCGCtcgtagaagaagaagagaagagaagaagagggggaggaaacttccttaagaggaggaggagcagccgaGCAAAGtacaccggggggggggtggaagggaagcgaaggggagggaggaggggaggagaaaaagggagagagaagcgGCAGCTGCCCCTcgcttgcccccccccaactgcttCCTCCACGCCCGGCCCACGAGCGTGTGCGGGGTGTTCCTCGTGGGGGTGTAATTCGGTGCAAGAGAAAAACAAAGGTAGCCGATCTCCCCAGGAAACGCAGCAGCTGCTGCTCGCAGCAGCACCGCCTctttgcaaaagcagcagcagcagcagcaggccggCAGGGGGAGGGAAAGCGAAGGGCATCCACGCAGCGGATTTCtaaacacgcacacgcacaccctTGGGCCCTCCTCTCGAAAATACTGGCGGGACAGCGGCGAAATCCACTCCCGATTCGCATCCGGTGTGGTGCTGGGTGGCGGCGGAGAGCAGAGAGCGTGCGCGCCCGTTTGCAAGAAATAATATCGGGATCTGCCTTTGTGCCGCCGTCTCTTTTTTGTATCCCAGGTCCCTGGGAAAAGAAGTTTCTCGCCTCTGCTACTGCAGACCCCGAATGAgaaactccctccctcccagctccGCTGACGCCGGCCTCAAAAGCGCCGCGTAAActatgcaatgggggggggggtttgtcaGCAagcttttcttattattttttttctttctcacttCGGGACCAGCCCCGCCCGCTTGGATCGGCCAGAAACAGGAAACGCCGTGTTTGCAGAACTATATCAGAACAGGGACTCATGCAGAGACGGCGATCGATTGCGCCAGCGTGCAGTTCCCCTTCCTATGGAAATAGCCGCCTTTTCGACCTCCTCCCGATTTCCCCTTCTTCCGCACCTCTTCTTCGTCGCAACTGCATCCAATCGTACTAGCAGCTCCAGACATTAAAGGGTTCTACGTGGCAAAAGAGGCTGAATCTGCCTCTCATAGGGGCTTCGTACATCCACAAAGCTAACCCTGCAGTGCAGAGTCTGTTTCCTACCTCCAGGTGCTGTGTGAAGACTGGGCAAGGGTGACTTACTCAGCCCTGTAACTCTGCCAGTAACCACTAAGGGCGCACACTCCGCATCACCTGCCCCGACCGGGTCTGTGATGGCCCTTAACGCCCTTTTACTCATCCCGGTGTATCATCAGGGTTGCTGCAAGAGCGGATATTTCTCACTCTCAACGGAGAAGTATGGGTGGAGTGAAGACAGTCACGTTTGCGAGTGTGTAAACGGAACCAAGCGGCGGTACTTGCTCCGGATTAATTAATTCGGATTATAAAACCCCGAGCTTGTGCCGAAAGTACTGTAAGGCGGAGAAGGGGAACAAACCGAGCGCCTCTCTACTCCCTCCTTGCATGTGTTaagagctgctttttaaaaataaaatggaacgaGGGTCGCTGTGTTTTCTCCGTGGCTATAATGGACTGGAATACAGAacatttatttaatattattatagTAGGTGTGTGTTTATCCGCACATTGCATAATAAAGGGGTCTTATATTGCACCCGTGCATGTGACTGATTGCACGGCTGCATGAAATGAGTTAACTGTCAAGAGGCTGGGGAACAGCGGCCTCGCATCTCTCCAGCTGATGCCGTTTTCGAGGAAGAAATGCTCTCCCAGATGAGCTCTGACACATGGGATCCGGAGACAGAGTTTCCACAGAGACAGGAAACCTCTCTCGGCGACCACGGGGTGAAATGTGCAGAGATCAATAGCACTGGAGAGCTCTGCCTCAGGCAGACCCGACGAGCCAAACCCGGAATCATcctcaaacacccccccccagctcccagccgCTTTCCCCCTTCTTTGTTCCTGGCGATCTAGGGGGAGGAGTGGGCGGGAAGGGGAACGCAAGCAACCAGGGGGCCTTGAAAAATAATAAATCTTTATCTGCCCCATTGCTGGCCTTCTGGCACTTCTTCAGCAAGGAAAGGGCCCTCCTTGCATGGAAGGAAGCGCAAAGTGTCATTGCAAGCAAGAAAAGACAGGGCTGGGGGTGTTTGGTTTCGTTGCAATTCCTTAATTAATAGCAACGAATTTCCTTCCTGGTGCGCACTTGGCGAGGAAATGGATCCTGTTTCTCGCCCTCCCCCACCGCCTCCTTTTAAATTTAAGACACGCTTTCTTTCGGGAAGCCGTCCTCCCCGGTGCTAGGAAGTGAAACaaatagcatttttattttatttatttttttggtggtGCAATCGATTGGACGGCCGGGCGATTGCACGAGGCTTGATCGCTCCAGCTCCCGGGCTGGCTCTCCATCCATCATGCATTGAGGAcagcgagggagggaggaggggaggcagtGTGGGAAGCAGGCGATGAAAGAGCTGCCCGGACAAAGCTGGGGATCTgactgatggaggaggaggaggaattggggcgggggacggacggacgttggaggaggagagaaatCGAGGGATCTATTATTTACTAGCACAGAGCAGCTCCAGGGACTGCAGGCTGCGTGGCCACAGCTTGCCCCTGCGGTTGTCAATCACGAATCTTGATCTGGGCTTCCCGCAACTTCACAACaagaatagcaataataataataataagagtgcAGCAACTCTGCCTAACGCGAACAAGGAGCTTTTACGATCCCGATTGCTTGCTCGTTGGCTGGCCCGCTTGCTTGCGCCCGCCTGGGCGCACGACCCAGctgtttgtgtgtatttttaaaggaaaccttTAGTGCGCAGTGTGTTTTCCGTCCAGCGCTGCTAAATTCTACCTTGGCGGCGGGTTTAACGTAAAAATAAAGGAAAGGACGCTCCGGAGGCCTGTaagggagagaagggggagggtTGCGCCTCGCAAGAGGACGAATCAAGTGCGTTGCGCGAGGCTGTCATGGTTTTTGGACAGCCCTTTCATGGGTGGAACATCTGGCAACCATGCTGCAGACGCGCAAGAACCTGCCGCCGACAACAAGCGCTGGGAAGGAGCTTGAAGACTTCCTGAGTAGCCCCGTCGCCCCCCAAAAGCCCCGATTAAAAACCAGTGCTAATTATGTGGCCTTCATTGATCAACTGCTGCTGTCTGGAAGCATGAATCGGGGGCATCCAGGCACATAACTGGGAGTGCATAGGACTGAAATTATGGGACTTCCTGCTAAGGCAGGCTGCAGACATGTGCACCTGgcagtaagccctactgaacttgGTGGGAGTTGTTTCTGGATAAACATGGACAGGATTCAGCTGTATATACATGTGTTTTGGGAATATCCTATGTCACACTCAAATTCCTCTGCAGCTATACAACTCATTGAAATCGTTGAACTTTATGCCTGAATCCCAAACTCATTTACTTGGAAGTTCCTCTCAGTCTTCCCCCTATATTGCAGAACAGTTGTGAAAACTGAGATTAACACAAAGCAAAATgattaataaatacaattttataAAAGGGATTAGAAATAGATTGGTTGCTTCATAGAGATGGTGGTGTGTATTGGGGGAGAGCTAGAAAAttgatctatttttattttccaaataaatTAGGCTTGTTTAATTGGTTAGTTAATACTAGTTTTCAGACACTGTTGCGATTGTCAGGCAAATTAGTTGCCTTCAGAGTCTGGAATTTCCAAGGCTTGGAATGGCCATTGGGATTTCTGTGGTGTCTCCAGAGGTTGCACAACCAATGCAGAGTCTGAACATGAAGATTAATTTTCAGTTGATAATCCCAGATGTTTAATTAGTTCAGCAATGCCCTGTTCCGCTGTCAAAATCAATCAGAAAAGGTGTCTTGAAAAATAAACAGTTAATTTTGCTTAAGAACACAGAACTGAAATGTTTGGCTAGGCTGTGACAGTGTACTAAATTACCCTGATCTGTTGCCAAAATATTGCCTTAATACTAGAGTCAGTAGCATACCCTAACATTACAGCTTGCTGTTATTCGGTGGTGGATATTTAGTGAAACTTACGAATTCATTAACTGAATGAATTTTTAATGAGATCTACCTAGACAGGAATCAAATAACTTTCAAGCTTTTAACCAGAATATCAGTTTAACCAGTCTCCATAAAGGAGTCTTCTGCAGGATTTTGAAGGAAGAATACAGTGTGTCTATTAAGCATGATATAGCTTTAAAAGGTAATAAGTAAGAATTGCCATCCTCTATAAGATAGACAACCTTTCTTACTTTCCTGTCAAATTTGATAATGTGAAATATTTCCAGTTATAATAGAACTCCCcaatgccaaaataactttgaacTTAACAAGATCAGGGCTTTCAGTATTGCCCTGCACTTGTGAATCACACCAAGAGGGGAAATTGCACAATTATTACAGAGCGAGGCTGCCCTGTTGGTCCTATCCCTGTTCATCGAGCACATTGAAAGCCATTTGAACTGACAAAGCCTCTGCCTAATTGTGTGGGTGCCCCATCTGTGTGCAAGCCCATGTGTGATTGTACATGGGCTTTGTCAAATGACGCATCCACACCAATGCCTGATTCCAGGGGTGTGGCCTCCACAACAACCCCATTTTGCAGCAAGGCACACAACATTGAGTGCAGGAGGGGCACTAGTGTTGTGAAAGACCCAGGTTTAAGATACATCTTGATACTGATCTCAACAATCTCCCCGTCAAGTGTCTTAGGCCTGAACTAGACAAAATGGCTGTGCACACACTATACCTTAAAGCAGCATTTTTGAACCTACTTGTGAGTAGGTCACAAAGTCTGTGCAAGTGGGTTGCAGGCTCTCTTAGTAGTCCCAGAAAAATTATTGCTTGTAATCCTTAACTGATGTGATGAATTCCTCTTACAGCTTCTTGCTTCCTTGGTATGCTATAATGCTTTGTTGACACTTGTAAATGAATCTTAGAAAGgctcatgcattttattttaacacTTGGGAACTGCTGTCTTGCAACTGGCAGCAGAGGAGCCCTAAGGTCCAAAATTCAGTTGACAATAAATCAACGGGTCACCATACCAAGTAAATTTGGACTTGTGGGATGTCATACCGAAAAGGTCAGGAACCATTGCCTTT
This portion of the Podarcis raffonei isolate rPodRaf1 chromosome 17, rPodRaf1.pri, whole genome shotgun sequence genome encodes:
- the LOC128404585 gene encoding uncharacterized protein LOC128404585 translates to MRIGSGFRRCPASIFERRAQGCACACLEIRCVDALRFPSPCRPAAAAAAFAKRRCCCEQQLLRFLGRSATFVFLLHRITPPRGTPRTRSWAGRGGSSWGGASEGQLPLLSPFFSSPPPSPSLPFHPPPGVLCSAAPPPLKEVSSPSSSLLFFFYERRRRTSPYFAALPNRPPQLLPGWGAREREEGLWPADPPPFLQRGGAEPGTGAPRPLSEAECRWQRRRPTRTPARCSSPTSAPSPPPSASGTGTPPSSTKAPRSAPSPTTATARPPGRRRRRRRGQPAAERRLLPAPLRRPPCWLSRRLLRRARRRRPSPHGLARAPAPDSSASSP